The region CTCTGAGAAACTTTTTTAAGATGACACTCCGGCCCGGCCCGTAAAGCCCCGCCAGACGGGCCACTATTCCCAGGGGGTGGCAGAGGGTGGCTTGCTCGGCGGCCAGCAGCAGTCGACCTGTCTTCCGAGTCGGCTCAGCCGGACTTTCCTCCGTGACCCACGAGCCATCCGTCTGTCCGTAAACCGAACTGCTGCCCGTGAAAAGAAGCTTTCGGGGGGAGAAGAGTTCCAAAAGATGACGGGTGCCATGGAGATAAACTCGCTCGTAGGCCTCGGCTCCTCCTCGGCCTGAACTGGCGCAGTGGATGAGGTCCAGGCCCTGGCGAGTCTCGGCCAAGGGGCGGAGCGACTCCCGATCGCCCAGGTCGCCCACTAGGATGGGAATGCCCAGCAGGTTGCGCAACTCTTCCGCCGTTTCGGGGCGGTGCACCAGGCCCTCCACTTCCCAGCCCTCGGCCTGGGCTTGGCGGGCGATTTCACTTCCGAGAAAGCCGCAGCCCGCGATGAGCAATTTCGCGGGCTCAGCCGGGGGGCTCTTGGTTTTTGCTTGCGATTCTGTCACTTCCTTGGGAAGCTCCTACGTTGCCTCCCCTTAACCGGGAAACCCCTATGAGTCATCTCGCCCATTCCCTGAGCCGTCGCGAGCGACAGATCGTGGACATTCTTTTCAAGGAGGGCGAGGCCTCGGTTTCCGAGGTCCAGGTCCAGATGCCGAGCGCCCCCGGCTACTCGGCCGTGCGAGCCATGCTCCGCATTCTGGAAAACAAGGGAGTCGTCCAGCACAGGAAAGAAGGCAAAAAATACATCTTCCGAGTCCAGCACAGCGTGGAGGACGCCAAGCGGAGTGCCCTCAGCCAATTGATGGAAACCTTTTTCAATGGCTCCCCCAAGGAGCTGGTGAGCACGCTCATCAGTTCAGAGGAGTCTGAAGTGACCCCGAAAGAATTGGAAGAACTGCAAGCGATGCTGGAAGACGCGCGCCGGCGAGAGAGCTAGCCCTCTTCGCTTGGCCTGCTCCTGACCGCTGCCGGAGAAGCTCCTTTTCCCACCACCCACACCATGAGCGAAGTCGGTTTGCGCATTTTGGAAATGCTGCTCCGCGTGGCCTGCATTAGCGGGGCCGGTCTCCTGGTGTTTTTGGCCGCACGAGGGGCGGCCCCGGCCCTCCGTCGCCTCATTCTCTTGAGCACCTTGTGCGCGGCCATGACGGTCCCGGCCTACACTTTTTTCTTGATGGGCACCTTTTGGGCGCTCGGGCCCTCGCCGGCCTCCCACCCCGACGAGGAGGTCGGCTCTTCCAGCTTTTTACCGGACTGGCTGCTTTCTCCGGTCAGACAAGAGGCGAGCTCGCCCGCGATGGCCCACGAAGCTTCCTCAACCAAGCCTTCGCTCGAGCTGGGGGTGCTGGCCCTGCCGGACTGGTTCGCGACCAGCTTCTTTTTCCTCTGGCTCGGAGGGACGCTTCTGGGTGGGGGCTACCTCTTAGGAAAATACCGTGAGCTGCGGCGGATCAATCGCTCCCTCCGCGAGGTCTTCCATCCTGGATGGCAACGACTGGCTGCCCGTTTGGCTCGCACGATGGGCATTCGCGAGCGAGTCCGGCTGCGTTTGGGAGAGGAGGCCGCCAGCCCCATGATCCACGGGACTTTTTCGCCTCGGCTGACTCTGCCGGGCTACATGAAGGACTGGCCGGAGGAAAAGCTCCGTTTGGTCTTCCTGCATGAGCTGGCTCACTGGAAGAACCGGGACAACTTTGTGGGGCCGGTGGCTCTCTGGATGCGGGCCTTCCTCTGGTGCGAGCCTCTTTACCGCAAGGTCATGGACCTGCTGCGCAGCGAGTCGGAAAAGTCTTGTGACGATCTCGTCCTGCGAGCGGGTGTTTCTCCGGTCGAGTATGCCACGAGCCTTTTTGAAGTCTTGAGCTGGAGCCGCCGAAAAGAGGCCCCCCCGCTCGGGGCAGCCTGTCTTACAGGAGGGCAGGCCAAGGAGCGCATGACGAGAATTCTCAATGCCCAAGCCAAGCGCTGGGTCCCCGGCAGCAATCTGCGCGATTCTTTCGTGCTCCTAGGGGTGCTGTCGGCGGTCTTTTTGGTGCATGTGGCCCTGCCGCTGAAGTTGGAGGCCCGAGCGCTGGGTCCCAGCCAGCCCCTTCTGCAACCCCCAAGCTTGGCTTGCCTGGGGCTCCCCCAGGCAAGCACCCAAAACGACCCGGGCGTTTTCACCGTCACTCTCCACGACCGACAGGCCGAAGGGCCCTCTTTGGCGGCCCACCCTGTCTCGCCGGGACTCCTCTTGGGTCGATCACCCGCCCCGGTGGCCCACGAGTATCCCCCCATCATCGTAGAAAAGTCTTCCGCCCTCCCCGCCGCCCCGGAAGCCTCCCGGCACGCCCAAGCGGTCGAGCGCTTGGAGCTGGAGTGGCGAGGGGTCTTGAGCCGCCTCGGGCTCGAACCTTTGCCCCTTCCCCCCGCTGTTCCCGGGACGGAGTGGTCCGCCTACTCGGCAGCCGCCCGCGAGGCCCTGGCCCTAGCGCTTTCCCACGAGCGGGCCGAGCGACCGGCCGCCGCCCTCCAGGCTTACCTGCGGGCCGCGCAGTTTCAATTGCAGGCTTTGCGACCAGGCCTGCCCGAGGAAATGATTCCCCGGCCCTCCGCCGAGCAACTCGATTTCACCCGTTTCCGGCTGGAGCGTTTGTTGGAGCGGATGTGAGCGGGACCACGGGCACCCGAGCGCCCTGGGAGCAGGCAGCTTTCACTCCAGGTTCTCTCGCTCGAGAAAGGCCTTCATCATGTCTCTGGACAGGGCGTAGCGGAGGCCGCAGCGCGGGCAGGTAATCCGGATGACCTCCTGGCCGCCGAAGAGTTCTTCCATGTCGCGCGAGGCAATTCCGGAGAGGGCCGGGAGAATCCGATCGATGCGGCAGCCGCAGTCAAAGCGGTAGCTCCGCGTCTCCAAGAATTTGACGGTCTCTGTCTCCCGGAGCGCTTCCACCTCTGGCAAGGTGAGCGATCGGAGCCAGCTTTCGTCCGCCTCTGGCATGCCTTTCACGACGCAGAATCGCTCATCGGGCAGCTCAAAGAAGCGGGCCGGGAGTTGCTCGCTCTGGTCGTAGAACTGCTCCACCAGCGACAAAATCGCCCGCCCCTCCACCTTCACCATGCTGTTGTAGCTGGGTCCGTCCGGGATCTGCACCTGGGAGTAGAAGAGGTTTTGGCGGGCCTCGCGCACTTCCTCGGTGAAGATCCGTCCAGTGATCTGGCCGGGGCGGCTATTCCCGGTCACGAAGAGGTTCATGGCGGGATCGCTGAAATTCATGGTCCAGGCGACCGTTTCCTCCCGCGGTCGGGAGACCAGGTGCAACAAAAGACAGGCCAAGGCCTCTTTCAGCGAGCGATCCTGGTCCTGGGTGTAGCGCAGTTCGTGGTCCTGCAAGTGCAGGTAGTAGTCCATGTAAAGGGAGGCCAGGCGGGCTTCGATGAAGAGGCAGTTGCGGGCGCGAATGTAGTGGCTGTGTACTTCCACAGGTGACAATTCCTCACTCGCCATACATGATTGCTACCCCCGGATGGGGTTCCTCTCCTCCGCCACCACACACCAAGTTGATGCCCTCGCAAGCCCAATCCTCCTGCCCTTCCCCGGTTCAATGGGATGAACGCCTTTTGGCGGTTTTGACCTTGCCGCTCTTCCTCTTGCGAGCCGTCCAGACCAAGCCTTGTGAGGGTGAGGCCGTCGTTTTGCTGCACGGGCTCAGTCGAAACTACTTTGCCATGAAGCCGCTGGCCAAGCGCCTCCATGCCCGGGGATTTCACGTGGTGAATATCTCCTATCCTTCCCACTTGGCAGACATCCCCACCCTCATCGGGAAATACATCCTGCCTGAAATTGAAAAGTTGGGCGACCGCCGGATCCATTTTGTGACCCATTCCTTGGGCGGCATCCTCGTTCGCTGGCTCCTCAAGAATGAGCCCCCCGCCAACCCGGGACGGCTCGTTATGCTGGCCCCGCCCAATCAAGGAAATGAGATCGTGGACCGGCTGGGCAAGAAGACCTGGTTTCCCCTTCTTATGGGCTCGGCGGCCATGCAGTTGGGGACCGATGGGATCCCCAAGAAGCTGGGGGCGGTCCCCATCCCGGCCTGCGTGGTCATGGGCCGACGCGCCGTGGTCCCGTTTTTCCGAGGTTGGCATGAGGGCGAAGGGGATGGCTTTGTGGGCGTGGCCGGGGGGCATGCCCCGGGGGTGGATGCCTCTCATGTCATTGAGGCCGATCACACCTTCATCATGATGCATCCGGAGGCGATCCGGATCGCCATCGAGTTCTTGGAGAGCAGCGCTCCCAAAAGGTCGCTCCAGCCATCCCCCGCTCCCGAGGGAATTCCCCAGGCGGACTTTGGCTAGAAGCGGTCTCGCAAATAGAAGTCGTATTATACCAACCTCCAGAATTCACAGGTAGAATGGAGGGAAGGTGATGTGGGGAAGAGGCGCTGAAGCGCGGGGAAAGGAGAGCCGGTGGATTTCGAGCCAGCCTTGCGTTGCTCCTCGGTTACGGTGCTTGCACCGCGCCCTCGTCGCGCCTTGGTCTGGCCCGAAATCCACTCGGCCATTCTACCAGTGAATTCTGCAGCTTGGTATTACTCCGCGTCGAAGTCGTCTCCCACGGCGGCTGCTTCCATCTCCTCGCCCGCTTCAAAGACTTCTGGTTCCGGCTCGACCGTCGGCCGCAGGCTGATGTGGCGGTGGGTCGAAAACCCGGTCCCGGCGGGAATGAGGTGCCCCATGATGACGTTTTCCTTGAAACCGCGCAGGGTGTCCACCTTGCCCAGGGTGGAAGCTTCTGTGAGGACCCGGGTGGTGTCTTGGAAGGAGGCCGCGCTGATGAAGCTTTCGGTCTCGAGGGAAGCTTTCGTGATTCCCAAGAGGACGGGCTCGGCCTCGGCCGGCTTGCCGCCTTGCTCCACGATTTCGTCATTAGCGAGCTTGAACTCGACTCGGTCCACTTGATCGCCCCAGAGGAAGTCGGTGTCTCCCGGGTCGGTGATCTTGAGCTTGCGCATCATCTGACGGGAAATGATTTCAATGTGCTTGTCATTGATTTCCACCCCTTGGAGTCGGTAGACCTCCTGCACTTCATTCACCAAGTGCTCCATGAGCGCGTGGGGGCCGTTGATCTCGAGGACGTCTTGCAAGACGACCGGACCTTCGGTTAGCTGTTGGCTCCGCTTCACGGTGTCGCCCTTGGCCACGATGATGTGCTTGTTGAGCGGGATGAGGTGTTCGGCTTCCTCCTCGGTCCCCGGGTCGCGCACGATGAGGCGGCGCTTCCCGCGGACGTTGGTTCCGAAGTCGACCTCTCCATCGATCTTGGCGATGTCGCAGGCGTCTTTCGGACGGCGCGCTTCGAAGAGCTCGGCCACCCGAGGGAGACCCCCGGTGATGTCCTTGGTCTTGGAGACTTTGCGGGGCGTCTTGGCGATGAGCGTGCCCGGGCTGACCTTCTGCTTCTCTTTCACGGAGAGGTTGGCCCCGGCGGGAATGGAGTAGTTCGCCAGCACCTCGCCTGACTTGGCGTCCACGATGACAATTTGCGGGTGCAGGTCTTCCTTGTGTTCGATGACGGTCATGGTTTGCGCGCCGGTTTCCGCGTCGCGCTCCTTGGCCACCGTGATCCCCGGAATCATATCCCGGTATTCGATCTTGCCGCCCTTCTCGGTGATGATGGGGACGTTGTAGGGGTCCCACTGGGCGATTTGTTGGCCCGCTTTCACGCTGCCGCCATTTTTGACGGTCAACTCGGTGCCAATGACCAGGTTGTAGGACTCGAGCTCGCGGCCGGATTTGTCTTCCACCGTGATGCTCCCGTTTTTGTTGAGGGCGATGAAGGTGCCGTCCGTGGTTTCGACCGAGCGGATATTGCTATAGCGCACGATGCCACCTTGCTTCACCTTGATCATGGGCTGCTTGAAGGTGGAAGCGGCGGTGCCGCCCACGTGGAAGGTCCGCATAGTGAGCTGGGTGCCCGGCTCCCCGATCGATTGGGCCGCGATGATCCCGATGGCATCCCCCATCTTGGCTTCCGCGCCGGTGGCCAGGTTGAGGCCGTAGCACTTTTTGCAGACTCCTTGGTCGGATTCGCAGGTCAGCACGGAGCGGATCTTGAGCTGTTCCACCCCGATGTCTTGGAGATGGTCCGCTTGTTTTTCATCGATGAGCTGATTGACCTCCACGATGACTTCGCTCGTGACGGGATCGACGATTTTCTCGCAGCTGACCCGACCGTAGACCCGGCTGGCCAGGCTGACGACTTCCTCATCGCCTTCGTAGACCGACTTGGCGAGAATGCCGTTGACGGTGCCGCAGTCTTCTTCGGTGATGATGACGTCCTGGGAGACGTCCACCAGCTTGCGGGTAAGGTAGCCGGAGTCGGCCGTCTTGAGAGCGGTGTCCGCCAAGCCTTTGCGCGCTCCGTGGGTCGAAATGAAGTATTCCAAGACGCTGAGCCCTTCTCGGAAGTTCGAGGTGATGGGACGCTCAATGATTTCGCCGGACGGCTTGGCCATCAGGCCGCGCATCCCCGAGAGCTGCTTGATCTGCTGCTTGTTTCCCCGAGCGCCTGAGTCCACCATCATGTAAAGCGGATTGAGCTGCTTGTTGCCTTCGTTGTATTGGAGATTGCGGTAGAGGGCCTGCTGGATTTGGTCGCCCGCGTGCGTCCAAATATCGATGATGCGGTTGTAGCGCTCGCCGTCGGTGATGATCCCGGCCTTGTGCTGCTTCTCGACCGTATCGATCTCAGCGTAGGACTTCTCCAACTGATCGACTTTTTCGTCAGGGATGACCATGTCGACCAGCCCGATGGAAGCACCGGAGCGGCTGGCTTCTTTGAAGCCAAGCTCTTTGAGCGAGTCGAGGGTCTTGACGGTTTCTTCGCGACCCGCCACCTGGAAACAACGCCAGATGACTTCCCCGATCTGCTTTTTGCCAATGGTGCGGTTGATGAAGCCCAAGCCGTTTGGCCAGATTTCATTGAAGCGAACCCGGCCCGCGGTGGTCTCGATGACGCTGGCTTCTTTATCGCCGAAGACGGTGTCGTTCCCCTTGTCAGGGTTCTTCAGTCGGATCCAATCGTGGTATTGGATTTTGCGGCTTGCGATCGCGAACTCCACCTCCGAGGTCTCGGCAAAGAGGGAGAAATGGGTTTTCTCGCGCTCTTGGGGCATGAGTTCCTTGGCGTGGGTGAGGTAGTAGGTTCCCAGGATGATGTCCTGCGAAGGCGTGGTGATGGGTCGGCCGCTCGAGGGCGAGAAGATGTTGTTGGGCGCCAACATGAGGAGGCGCGCTTCCATCTGGGCCTCGACCGAGAGCGGGACGTGGACGGCCATCTGGTCGCCATCGAAGTCCGCATTGTAAGCCGAACAAGTCAGCGGGTGCAGGCGGATGGCCGAGCCTTCAATGAGGACTGGTTCGAAGGCTTGGATGGAGAGCCGGTGAAGAGTGGGAGCACGGTTCAGGAGAACCGGATGCCCCTTGGTGACTTCCTCCAGGATGTCCCACACTTCGGGCGTCCGGCGCTCAATCATTTTTTTGGCCGAGCGGACGGTGTGGACGTAGCCCATTTCCTTCAGTCGGCGGATGATGAAGGGTTCGAAGAGGACCAGGGCCATCTTTTTGGGAAGACCGCATTGGTGGAGCTTGAGTTCGGGTCCGATCACGATGACGGAGCGGCCCGAGTAGTCGACCCGCTTGCCCAGGAGATTCTGACGGAAACGACCGCTCTTGCCCTTGAGCATATCGCTGAGCGATTTGAGCGGACGATTGCCCGCGCCGGTCACGGCCCGGCCATGACGCCCGTTATCAAAGAGGGCATCGACGGCTTCCTGGAGCATGCGCTTTTCATTCCGGATGATGACATCCGGGGTCTTGAGCATGAGGAGGTTCTTCAGTCGATTGTTCCGGTTGATGACCCGGCGATAAAGATCGTTCAGGTCGGACGTGGCGAAGCGGCCCCCTTCCAAGGGCACGAGCGGACGAAGGTCTGGGGGGATGACCGGGAGGACGTCCATGACCATCCACTCCGGTCGGCTACGGGAGGAGAGGAAGCCCTGGGCCAGCTTGAGCCGCTTGGCGAGCTTTTTGCGCACCTGCTTCGAGCGGGTGTTCTGCATGGCTTCTTCCAGTTCTTCGATCTGTTCTTGGAGATTGGTTTGGGAGAGGAGGTCTTTGATGGCCTCGGCGCCCATGCCGCTCCGGAAGCTGTCTTCCCCGAATTCGTCTTCGGCTTCGCGAAATTCGGTTTCCGTCAATAGCTGGGCCTTTTCCAAGGTGGTGTTGCCGGGATCGGTCACGATGTAGTCCTCATAGTAAATGACGCGCTCGAGCTGGCGGGCGGTCATATCCAGGACCAAGCCGAGGCGCGAGGGCATGCACTTGTAGAACCAGATGTGGGTCACGGGGACGGCCAGCTCAATGTGGCCCATGCGCTCGCGTCGGACACGGCTGAGGGTGACCTCCACCCCGCAGCGATCGCAAATGACGCCTTTGTGCTTGATGCGCTTGTACTTTCCGCAGGCACATTCCCAGTCCTTGGTGGGACCAAAAATCCGCTCGCAGAACAGTCCGCCCTTTTCCGGTTTGAAGGTCCGGTAGTTGATGGTTTCCGGATTCTGAACTTCGCCCGCGCTCCAGGAACGGATGTTCTCGGGAGCGGCCACGGTGATGGCCACTTGGTCGAAGTTGTCCGGTTTTTGGGGCGTGCCGAAAAGTTCCTGTAGGCTGTCTTCGATGCTCATAGTCAGTAAATCGTTAGTCGCTTGTCTTGGTTTCTACCTATCAGGCACTGAGGCTTTCCAGCACGTCCTCCGCGCTGTTCTGGTCTTTCGGTCCCACCTTCACGTTGAGGCCGAGGCTTTGCATTTCCTTGATGAGAACGTTGAAGGATTCGGGCGTGCCGGCCTCGAGCGCGTTGTCTCCCTTCACCACGGATTCGTAGATCCGAGTCCGCCCTTGGACGTCGTCCGATTTCACGGTCAAGAGTTCCTGCAAGGTGTAGGCAGCGCCATAGGCTTCCAGAGCCCAGACCTCCATTTCCCCGAAACGCTGGCCGCCATACTGGGCTTTCCCGCCAAGGGGCTGCTGGGTGACCAAGCTGTAGGGGCCGACGGCCCGGGCATGGATCTTGTCCGCTACCAGGTGGCCGAGCTTCAGCATGTAGATGACGCCGACCACGACCTTTTGGTGGAACTTGTCCCCCGTGCGACCGTCGTAGACATCTGATTTGCCCTTTTCTCCAATCCATTCGAAGCCCGGCACTTGCTTGGCTTCCTTCATGAACTCCCAGACTTTTTCTTCGGAAATACCGTCGAAAACGGGCGTGGCGACCTTGAAGCCGAGGGCACGCCCGGCCACTCCCAAGTGGGTTTCCAGGACTTGTCCCACGTTCATCCGGCTCGGGACGCCGAGCGGGTTGAGGCAGATGTCGACTGGCTGGCCATTCTCGAGGAAGGGCATATCTTCTTCGGGCACGATCTTGGCGACCACGCCCTTGTTGCCGTGGCGGCCGGCCATCTTATCGCCCACGCTGAGCTTGCGCTTTTTGGCGACGTAGACTTTGACCTGCTTGATGATGCCGGGATCGACTTCTTCGCCGCTCTCGGTGGCTTCCAGTTGGCGATCACGGTCTTCATCGAGATCGGCGAATTTCTGCTCGAAGCCCCCGATGATATCGAAGATCTTGTTTCGGACCGGGCTCGGATCGATGTCAATATTGTCATGGGCCGACGCCATCTTTTTCAGGAGCGTCTTGGTGATTTTCTTGTTGGCGCCGATGATGATCTCGCCGGTTTGGCCATTGACCACGTCGAGGGGGATTTTTTCTCCCAAGAGCACGGCCGAGAGCTTCTCGGTCAGCTGGTCGGTCAATTCATCGAGCTTGCGCTTATAGTCTTCATTGATCTCTTTGATCTGGCGCTTGGCTTCGGCGGGGTCGGTCTTTTTGGCTTCGGCTCCGGGTCCACGGGAATAGACCCGCACGTCCATCACGATGCCATTGCAGCCCGAGGGCACCCGCAGTGAGGTGTCCTTCACGTCGGCCGCCTTTTCCCCGAAAATGGCCCGCAGGAGGCGCTCTTCGGGCGCCAATTCGGTCTCGCTTTTGGGAGTGATTTTTCCGACGAGGATGTCCCCTGGTTTGACCTCCGCGCCTACGCGGATGACGCCGTCATGACCCAGGTTTTTCAGGGCGTCTTCTCCGACGTTGGGGATGTCGCGGGTGATTTCTTCCGGCCCCAGCTTGGTGTCGCGCGCGCCGATGTCGAATTCCTCTACGTGGATGGAGGTGTAGACGTCTTCTTTCACGATCCGTTCGGAGATCGTGATGGCATCCTCGAAGTTGTAACCATTCCAGGGCATGAAGGCCACCAGGACATTGCGTCCAATGGCCAACTCCCCGTTTTCCGTATTGGGTCCGTCCGCGAGGACTTGGCCCGTGCTGACTTTCTCGCCCTTTTTCACGATGGGACGCTGGTTCATGCAGGTGCCCGCATTCGAGCGCATGAATTTGCGGAGTGGGTAGACGTAAAGGCCCTTTTCGGGATCACTTTTGACTTTTTCGGGCTCGCTCAAGAAGCGCTGCTCGGAGACTGGCAATTTGCCGTTTTTGGTCACCACAATGTGCTCGGCAGTGGCCGCGGCCACCACTCCATTGCTTTCGGAAATGGCGACGGCCCGGGAGTCCCGAGCGGCCTTGCCTTCCATGCCCGTTCCGACAATAGGGGAATCCGAGACGAGGAGCGGCACCCCTTGGCGCTGCATGTTCGAACCCATGAGGGCGCGGTTCGCGTCATCGTGTTCCAAGAAAGGAATCATGCTGGCTGCCACCGAGACCATCTGCTTGGGGGAGACGTCCATGAGTTGGACCTCGGTTTTGGGAAGCTCGAGGAATTCCCCTCGGTAACGAGCCGTGATGCCTTCGTTTAGGAAGTTGCCTTTGTCATCGATCGGGTTGTTCGCCTGGGCGACGTGGTAATTCTCTTCCTGGTCTGCGGTGAGGTATTCCACCTTGTTGGTGACGCGGCCTTTCACGATCTTGCGGTAAGGCGTCTCGATGAAGCCAAACTCATTGATGCGCGCGAAGGTGCACATGGAGTTGATGAGCCCGATATTGGGACCTTCCGGGGTCTCAATAGGACAGATCCGGCCATAGTGGGAGGGGTGGACATCGCGCACCTCGAAACCGGCGCGGTCCCGATTCAGGCCGCCGGGCCCGAGTGCGGAGAGACGCCGCTTGTGGGTCAGCTCGGAGAGCGGGTTCGTCTGGT is a window of Verrucomicrobiota bacterium DNA encoding:
- a CDS encoding NAD-dependent epimerase/dehydratase family protein, which translates into the protein MTESQAKTKSPPAEPAKLLIAGCGFLGSEIARQAQAEGWEVEGLVHRPETAEELRNLLGIPILVGDLGDRESLRPLAETRQGLDLIHCASSGRGGAEAYERVYLHGTRHLLELFSPRKLLFTGSSSVYGQTDGSWVTEESPAEPTRKTGRLLLAAEQATLCHPLGIVARLAGLYGPGRSVILKKFLRGEAILEEGGYRYLNQIHRDDAAAACLHLLERGQPGLVNVCDSQPLTQRECYGFLAEHFQKPLPREGPRDLNRKRGWSHKRISNQKLQQAGFQARFHDFREAILNDPRMRAKAS
- a CDS encoding BlaI/MecI/CopY family transcriptional regulator, with the protein product MSHLAHSLSRRERQIVDILFKEGEASVSEVQVQMPSAPGYSAVRAMLRILENKGVVQHRKEGKKYIFRVQHSVEDAKRSALSQLMETFFNGSPKELVSTLISSEESEVTPKELEELQAMLEDARRRES
- a CDS encoding M56 family metallopeptidase, with product MSEVGLRILEMLLRVACISGAGLLVFLAARGAAPALRRLILLSTLCAAMTVPAYTFFLMGTFWALGPSPASHPDEEVGSSSFLPDWLLSPVRQEASSPAMAHEASSTKPSLELGVLALPDWFATSFFFLWLGGTLLGGGYLLGKYRELRRINRSLREVFHPGWQRLAARLARTMGIRERVRLRLGEEAASPMIHGTFSPRLTLPGYMKDWPEEKLRLVFLHELAHWKNRDNFVGPVALWMRAFLWCEPLYRKVMDLLRSESEKSCDDLVLRAGVSPVEYATSLFEVLSWSRRKEAPPLGAACLTGGQAKERMTRILNAQAKRWVPGSNLRDSFVLLGVLSAVFLVHVALPLKLEARALGPSQPLLQPPSLACLGLPQASTQNDPGVFTVTLHDRQAEGPSLAAHPVSPGLLLGRSPAPVAHEYPPIIVEKSSALPAAPEASRHAQAVERLELEWRGVLSRLGLEPLPLPPAVPGTEWSAYSAAAREALALALSHERAERPAAALQAYLRAAQFQLQALRPGLPEEMIPRPSAEQLDFTRFRLERLLERM
- a CDS encoding Hsp33 family molecular chaperone HslO, with the protein product MEVHSHYIRARNCLFIEARLASLYMDYYLHLQDHELRYTQDQDRSLKEALACLLLHLVSRPREETVAWTMNFSDPAMNLFVTGNSRPGQITGRIFTEEVREARQNLFYSQVQIPDGPSYNSMVKVEGRAILSLVEQFYDQSEQLPARFFELPDERFCVVKGMPEADESWLRSLTLPEVEALRETETVKFLETRSYRFDCGCRIDRILPALSGIASRDMEELFGGQEVIRITCPRCGLRYALSRDMMKAFLERENLE
- a CDS encoding alpha/beta fold hydrolase, producing the protein MPSQAQSSCPSPVQWDERLLAVLTLPLFLLRAVQTKPCEGEAVVLLHGLSRNYFAMKPLAKRLHARGFHVVNISYPSHLADIPTLIGKYILPEIEKLGDRRIHFVTHSLGGILVRWLLKNEPPANPGRLVMLAPPNQGNEIVDRLGKKTWFPLLMGSAAMQLGTDGIPKKLGAVPIPACVVMGRRAVVPFFRGWHEGEGDGFVGVAGGHAPGVDASHVIEADHTFIMMHPEAIRIAIEFLESSAPKRSLQPSPAPEGIPQADFG
- the rpoB gene encoding DNA-directed RNA polymerase subunit beta — translated: MSERRYFGKFKEVVEPPNLIEIQLQSYEDFLQKHVPPTERNETGLQAVFREVFPIDSYDGTVELDFVRYEIGEPKLTPLEAQRDGETYSAPLYVTFQLTDETGAKEERVYMGELPMMTRRGTFTINGAERVVVAQLHRSPGICFETSTHLNGKLLHSFRIIPDRGSWLEVQFDTNDLLYVYLDRRRRRRKFLATTFLRAIGYASNEAIVREFFKIEKLKLADEMDEELLSSKVPFSDVMDGEIAVCKAWEPLTIGVVRQLIALGHKNIETIDATENELLLKSLKKDPATNEEEALKDIYRKLRPGDPPTTANAKALLKRLFFDPKRYDLTRVGRYKINQKLGLGVDSEMRVMVADDFVAAMKYLLGLKKGEGVLDDIDHLGSRRVRAVGELLANQCRVGLARTERLVKERMTLFDVNIEGMTPQKLINPKALSAVVRDFFGRSQLSQFMDQTNPLSELTHKRRLSALGPGGLNRDRAGFEVRDVHPSHYGRICPIETPEGPNIGLINSMCTFARINEFGFIETPYRKIVKGRVTNKVEYLTADQEENYHVAQANNPIDDKGNFLNEGITARYRGEFLELPKTEVQLMDVSPKQMVSVAASMIPFLEHDDANRALMGSNMQRQGVPLLVSDSPIVGTGMEGKAARDSRAVAISESNGVVAAATAEHIVVTKNGKLPVSEQRFLSEPEKVKSDPEKGLYVYPLRKFMRSNAGTCMNQRPIVKKGEKVSTGQVLADGPNTENGELAIGRNVLVAFMPWNGYNFEDAITISERIVKEDVYTSIHVEEFDIGARDTKLGPEEITRDIPNVGEDALKNLGHDGVIRVGAEVKPGDILVGKITPKSETELAPEERLLRAIFGEKAADVKDTSLRVPSGCNGIVMDVRVYSRGPGAEAKKTDPAEAKRQIKEINEDYKRKLDELTDQLTEKLSAVLLGEKIPLDVVNGQTGEIIIGANKKITKTLLKKMASAHDNIDIDPSPVRNKIFDIIGGFEQKFADLDEDRDRQLEATESGEEVDPGIIKQVKVYVAKKRKLSVGDKMAGRHGNKGVVAKIVPEEDMPFLENGQPVDICLNPLGVPSRMNVGQVLETHLGVAGRALGFKVATPVFDGISEEKVWEFMKEAKQVPGFEWIGEKGKSDVYDGRTGDKFHQKVVVGVIYMLKLGHLVADKIHARAVGPYSLVTQQPLGGKAQYGGQRFGEMEVWALEAYGAAYTLQELLTVKSDDVQGRTRIYESVVKGDNALEAGTPESFNVLIKEMQSLGLNVKVGPKDQNSAEDVLESLSA